One region of Octopus sinensis linkage group LG30, ASM634580v1, whole genome shotgun sequence genomic DNA includes:
- the LOC115226292 gene encoding zinc finger protein 239-like isoform X2: protein MENELCVNKSQLKTVKSIDFPSDMNKKKGKTSYNCDVCGKSFLKSHYLTIHTRTHTGEKPYQCDICGDSFTRCSILINHKRIHTGEKPYQCDVCGKSFTQGSGLTRHKQIHTRRKLNPCGICDKPFSEGCGLTSHEHTHTGEKPYQCDICGKKFSRNINLTIHMRSHTGEKPYECEICGKSFSQISNLAMHKRIHTGEKPYHCDICGKLFSQSGDLTVHVRVHTGERPYKCDICGKSFSRKDRLGEHKQIHMGKPYLCDVCGKSFSQSDCLAEHKQSHTRKKPYSCDICGKSFSRNGHLTSHIFTHTGEKPYQCVTCGKSFSRTSELTIHVRIHTGEKPYQCYICGDTFPQRIHLKKHASIHIQ, encoded by the coding sequence atggaAAATGAATTGTGTGTGAACAAGTCTCAACTTAAGACAGTTAAAAGTATTGATTTCCCTAGTGACATGaataaaaagaaagggaaaacatCATACAACTGTGATGTTTGTGGGAAATCATTCTTAAAAAGTCATTActtaacaatacacacacgtacccatacgggagagaaaccctatcagtgtgatatctgtggtgattCATTCACTAGATGTAGTATTTTGATtaatcataaacgtattcacacaggagagaaaccatatcagtgtgatgtctgtggcaaatcattcactCAAGGTTCTGGTTTAACTAGACACAAGCAAATTCATACAAGAAGGAAGCTAAATCCCTGTGGTATCTGTGATAAGCCATTCTCTGAAGGTTGTGGTTTAACTAGTCATGAGCATACtcacacgggagagaaaccataccagtgtgacatctgtggtaaaaaGTTCTCTCGAAACATTAATTTAACGATACACATGCgaagtcatacaggagagaagccatatgagtgtgaaatctgtggtaaatccttttctcAGATAAGCAACTTGGCTATGCACAAACggattcacacaggagagaaaccatatcactgtgacatctgtggtaaattgtTCTCCCAGAGTGGTGACTTAACTGTACACGTACGGGTTCACACGGGAGAGAGACCGTataagtgtgatatctgtggtaaatcattctctcgaaaagaTCGCTTAGGtgaacacaaacaaattcatatgGGGAAGCCATAtctctgtgatgtctgtggtaaatcattctctcaaagtgattGTTTGGCTGAACACAAGCAAAGCCACACACGAaagaaaccatattcctgtgatatctgtggtaaatcattctctcgaaacgGTCACCTAACTTCACACATatttactcatacaggagagaaaccatatcagtgtgttacctgtggtaaatctttctctagaACAAGTGAGTTAACTATACacgtacgtattcatacaggagagaaaccataccagtGTTATATCTGTGGCGACACATTCCCTCAAAGGATTCACTTAAAAAAACATGCAAGTATTCATATACAATAG